ATACCTGAGTTTACAATACAGGAGTTAAGGAAAATTATAAAGGAGCTAAAGCCGAAGAAAGCACCTGGACTGGATAATGTAACTGTAGAAATGCTCTGGAGAGTATATACTAGAATGGAAGATGTATTGTTGAAAATGTATAATAGGGCCTTGCTCCAAGAAGTTTTCCCCAGTGCCTGGAAAAAGGGTTTATTGAAAGTTATATACAAAGGATATGGGAAGGACCCTTCGCTGGTTAAATCTTACAGGCCTCTTACTATGTTACCCATTTTGGGTAAAATATATGAGCGCCTAATAAGTAAAAGACTACATGCTTACTTGGAGAAAGTTCATGGTTTACATAATCGCCAATATGGATTTCGCAGAGGCAAAAGTACAGAGCTGGCTCTGATGGATGTGCTTTCTACAGTTGAATCAAgttcttatgaatatataatggGAATAACAATCGACATATCTGGGGCCTTCGACAATGCTTGGTGGCCCCAGATTATGTTTCGATTGAAGCAACTGAGGTGTCCCTCAAACATTTATAAAGTGATACTTGATTTCTTATGTGATAGAGAATGTACATGTCAACAGGGACACGTAGTATATAATAAGACATTAACCAAAGGCTGTCCTCAAGGCTCAGTCCTTGGTCCACTTCTTTGGAATGTGCTATTTGATCCACTTCTTAGAGAAGAGTTACCAGAAGATTGTGTCATATACGGCTACGCCGATGATGGATTTTTATTAATCCCAGCTAATTCAAGATTCATGTTAGAAAAGAAGTCTGAAGAGGCTTTAGGTATTGTTCACCAATGGGCAACTGCTTCTAAACTAAAGATTGCTCCAGAAAAAATGGAAGGTATTTTACTCAAGGGTAAACTTAGTGTTAATAGACCTCCCACAGTTCGCTACGAGGGACGTGTTGTAAAAATTAAAcaacttgttaaatatttgggAGTACAGATTGGGACTGGATTCCGATTCCACGAGCATATCAAGTACATAACGAAGAAATCTGCAATATTATTCCACCGATTACGATCTACTACACCTGTTAATTGGGGCTTAAACTATAAGACCCTAGAGATTATTTATAAAGGAGTTTAtgtgagtattttaacatatgcaGCTGGTGCTTGGAGTCGCATTGCTTGTCAAGTTCATCCTCGAAGAACTTTATTATCCAGCCAACGAACTGTACTTATTGCTATAACTAAATCTTATAGAACAATTTCAACAGATGCACTCCTAGTTATAGCCGGACTCATACCCATTGACCTAGTTATATATGAACGTGGGCAAGTATCCCAGTTAAATAGGGATAGGAAGATCTCTGTGGCAGAGAAGAAGGAACTTCGGCGGAATGTTATATCAAGATGGCAGGAAGCTTGGGACTCCTCAACAACAGGAAGACATACGTACAATATTATACCTGACATTAACGCAAGACTTAAATGTCGGTGGATCACACCGGACTATTATGTATCGCAATTTCTCAGTGGCCACggaaattttaaatcaaaactcTATTCACTTGGATTAGTACAGTCACCTCTTTGTCAGATTTGTGAAGTAGAAGATACAGTActgcatgttttaaatcaatgtaagaagacagaagatatcagagaaaactatactcaagaattactgacactaggatatgactttcaagatcttcgaagtcttatccataataagaattcttttgaaatttggagaaacctagTAACAGAAATGGGGAAACGGTTAGAAGAATTTGACCGGTGGTATGCATCTGTTGAAACGGACAGCGATGAAGattgactgtaagaaaattttagaggAATTTCTCTCCAGTTGATTTATGTGATAAACATTATGAAGATAAACTCTAAATATAGATGAAGAAAACTTAGTTCTGGTTATGGAATATAATTAAGGTTTGAAGCAAGAAGGAAAATTTGTTCACTTTCAagatgtgataaatataatagtctaaaacccattttaggtgaagaaaatatttattataatttttggtgatggtatatattcagaagattctgaagaaagaagaaaatttttgtttaatattatttattatgtttactttaacatttatttggatagaggaaattaatcttacatgaagatatataatatgcatataacattaactatggggacaagtcaatataatctctcactaaccccgataaaccttttgaaaataagttaatataaagattatatgatttgaagataaaatattactagattgataaatctcctattataccctaacagGGATTACATATAGGAATGAAGCAATGAAATaatgcctttattatttattggagaaatctgtGCCCGCCCCCAGGCGTCGCGGCGCCCAGGCGCGCCCAGGCCACAGGCACTCGCCGCAGCGCCAGGCCTCGCAGGAGACTCACCTGGTCCAGCCAGGCCGCGGTGCCGTGCTCCGCCGCCAGCAGCACGGCGAGCGGGCGCCGCCCCCAGCTGTGCCCGCCCCCAGGCGTCGCGGCGCCCAGGCGCGCCCAGGCCACAGGCACTCGCCGCAGCGCCAGGCCCCGCAGGAGACTCACCTGGTCGAGCCAGGCCGCGGTGCCGTGGTCCGCCGCCAGCAGCACGGCGAGCGGGCGCCGCCCCCAGCTGTGCCCGCCCCCAGGCGTCGCGGCGCCCAGGCGCGCCCAGGCCACCGGCACTCGCCGCAGCGCCAGGCCCCGCAGGAGACTCACCTGGTCCAGCCAGGCCGCGGTGCCGTGGTCCGCCGCCAGCAGCACGGCGAGCGGGCGCCGCCCCCAGCTGTGCCCGCCCCCAGGCGTCGCGGCGCCCAGGCGCGCCCAGGCCACAGGCACTCGCCGCAGCGCCAGGCCTCGCAGGAGACTCACCTGGTCCAGCCAGGCCGCGGTGCCGTGGTCCGCCGCCAGCAGCACGGCGAGCGGGCGCCGCCCCCAGCTGTGCCCGCCCCCAGGCGTCGCGGCGCCCAGGCGCGCCCAGGCCACAGGCACTCGCCGCAGCGCCAGGCCCCGCAGGAGACTCACCTCGCCTGTCTCACCTGTGGGTGAGGGAGGGGAACCTTACAGTCGGGGTACAGCGCCATCAGAGCCCGGCCTTCAGTGGCACGGAGGACATGTCACTGCCgggtctgctgcttccacagtgcacgGGAACATAACACACGGCAACCAGTGAGACTGCAGTTCTCCGTACgaagtattaatttaataaaaaaattacatatataatagcaaaaaaatgacaaaataataatacaatacttgtacttcaaacagtttttaacatatttagaacataaacaccGCAGCCAAACCCTCGGCTTCTATTTGacgcacggagcgacgtaaacggGTTAGCTCTGCACTGCCGGGCTGATCCGTACGGGtctgtctccgtctgcgtgctattgttaGACTCTCTTCCGTGATATCCGCCACCAATCAAGTGATACTTCGTTTACGGGCCATTATAGGACGCGCCACAGAGGGCAACGAGAAGTGTAGCTATCAGGAGTGGGACGCTCGATGGCATGTTTGCATTATTATATTAAACTTGTATATTTTAAGCTCATATTATTTTACTTACATAGTGGCACTCACTCTTATATACTATTTAGTTGGAAGACCCCTAAGGCGcctgttgaaaaattatgaacataacaaacactttaatggaatatacacgaaatatatattaaaattaactttaatattgtgcaaatgaaatttATTTCTGGTAtgcataaaacataaataataaagatAAGTGTGTGTgaactgataaaaaatatttgacaaaatcaCGTTTTAAATAAAGAACCTCTGAAAAAGTACATTGCGTATTAAATGTATCTGGTCATTCAataataatcttccttgctgtgaaTTTTATTCCAATATACACCAGGATGGCAGTCCGATTCCTATGAAGGTACTCGATTGAATGGAGTTCACATCTacattagcatgctacaattcaaatgtgcCTCAACATCTGTTTGCGATCAATTCATACCTATCATTAGCGCTGGAAAATTAACACGACTGTTATATACCGAAAACATTCTTGTGCAAATATAAACAGAACTATGATAAAGATATAACACATGTTTTGCGATATATAATGTGATGGCAGTAAGTTTAAATTCTCGTTTGGGTATTATTATCCTGTATTTTGGTAATATAACGAAGACAACAggagaatgagtgaaatgaatgactaataaacattatttgtaattgttGAACAAAATCATGCATTAGTATCAATAATTCCTCCAGGTTACGAAACGTAAATCTTAACTCCTTTAAATTATTGTTGCCTATACGATAGAACACTACTGCCAATGTCCATTAACTTGTGCACAACATGTATTATACTGTTATAGCTCAATTCTGAATATAAGATCTCAGggaaaacaaaatttatgatGCACGGTTAACACAGTTAGATTACAAGATGTATACACTCCGGACCACTAGTATTAGTGTTAATGAAGTaagtaatataatattaaaatatgtagaaaTATACTATCACATACTACTTTGAAAAGTCGTTACTAATATGACAATTCCTATATTCTATTTAAGCATTTATTAAAGTGTAGTTTCAatgtgaataaatatataatgtttatggATTGTCAGGAATTATCTCACCTTGAAGCTGTTGTAGTGTCTATACCAAATTATCCATATATAAAATCTATTActctttaattatatatatatgtatgtatatatgtatgtatatatgtatgtatatatgtatatatgtgtgtgtatatatatatgtatatatgtatatatatatatatatatatatatatatatagtaatatcAATGGATTCAACAATTATTCTAAAGACAAAATCCTGCTATAAAGTCCTGTTTATAACGTTTGAAATGATTAttttagtataatgtttgaatattttACTTCGCCATGATTACTTTCAATatgaaaaagaatatttttttagtcgAAACCTAGTCATGTTCCCAAccgttttgttattttattagcttttaaattACCAGTACGTATTTTCAGTcgttataaaaattcaaaagataaGGCAGCGGCTACATGCACTGCTATAGCCTATTGTGGCAATAAGCATCAACCATTTTCTCTCAgagtcacaatcgattgtagcgacttcgtatcgttccagcccaccaacaGAAATGCACCTAACGTTTCTTAATGCATTAACTATATTCGACGCGAACGAAGTCCCAGtatgtgttggcgcaacgtttaGAGTAAAGATCGCGGATTGAAGAGCAGAATGCTGCAACTGGCCATTAGACACTCAGAAGCTTGTTATAACGCATCGAGCCTGGCGGCTTGCAGGCGTGATTGGGAACGAGCGAGAGACAGACTGCACCGGGGGATCACGCGAGGAGAACCTGGGTGGTGCGCGCCGCCGTACAGCACAACTCCGCCGGTGCCCAGGCTCCTGCTCAGGCAGCAGAGGGTCTCGAGCAGGGAGGGCGCGTGGAACAGCTCGGCCGTCgactgcagcagcagcagcagcagcagcggcggCGCAGCAAGCATCTCCCACCGGCCTCTCCGCCACGTCCCTGCAGCAGACAGTGTTACAGGCCCCACGAGCTGACGGTGTACATTTTAACACATACATCTGTGTTCTTATTTTTTGGCACAAAGTGGAGTTATTTTTAGTTGAAAGTAGTGTTATTTTGCACATCCACATAGATTTTGACTCACGTATTTACATATTTCTTTtcaaaatactaagtaatataattatataatttatacttaatGGCAGCTTATCACTAGTACGAGCAGTATAAAGTAATGCACACGCAGCAAAATGAtatctacaaataaaaaaaatgacaaaactgTATGTTTTTCTAAAGAATGCAAAACGTTAAATTTTTGGAGATTCCATTTGGTAGAGGATAAACGTAACTATGTAGGAAGGAAACAAATGCTGAATTTTAAAGGCTTTTAGAACGCTAGTTAGAATCCAAGCTTTAATTTGACTTAAAAAGGTTTTCTTTCAATTTTGCGGGATTTTTTGTGGTGGTTATTTCACACGAGCTTGCCCCAAACCAACCCGCAAGGCTCTTCACCAAATCATCAGGCGCCTCTGTCTACTCTCATTTGCGGGCGTCTATTGATCCATTCGCTCTGTCTTCCAGTCAGCGGCGAGGCGGGACTTCTGTTATCGCGCTTCATGGCCGAGCAGTGACGCCCCCGGTAAAACCGCCGGGCAATTAAGACCGCGCTCGCGTGGGCCGATGTCTATCGACGATCCAACATTCGGAGACACCGCGCCCGAACGGTAAAACAGAAATGCGGTCTAATGACTGTTTCGTGCGCGAACTTATCTGCCGTCGCATCGACGAGACAGTGTAACGCGACGAGCGACGAGCCAGGGAATGGCGATGAACTTCGACCTCGCGTGCGAGGTACTGTGAATACTCTGTTTCTGCGCAATTTTTGTAGGTTTTGTTTGCTAGCCACGTGCTTAGTTACAGTGATCGTTTAAGGCTATCCCTGCTGACAAATACTAATtttattcaatatatattttgcCCAAGGAGTTCAAACCCACGTTAGAACCCTGCGTGCGCACTCTATTTTACGGAATCGcgatagtaaaattttaaactatatattataCTAGATCGAAGTACCCAGCGTGGCCAGGgttaaaaacatcataatataaggtAGATAACTACTGATTTTTAAGTCTGTGGGAAACACACTTGATAAACGagaaatattgatttttaagtccaattgattgcacaatctcgttGCATTAAGGAagactacgcatcagcaaaaccgggacgccaatcttccgcttcattttgtgggaaggcaggtaacccctaggcaagacgtgacgaacACACAAAACGATAACGCGTTACAAGTTTAAGGcaatgccatctattgacgaagttctaaaataATCTGTTATTAACGCCTTTAATCCGCTTGCagctgcgagcttcactaagcggatgggtttcactAAGAATGATAGGAAGATACCAGACTTTACTATACCACCGTGTGGCGGAcagagagaaatgacacaaactcactgtttgtgtctatgacctacctcctttaattttctattttaaaactgAATCTACCCCTTTTTTGCTCCCTTAAgtatggaatttcataattatacagtctatgtcactctccggctcATAAACTATCTATAGGCTATGCAATAAAATCATgttgatccgttgctccgttgctgtgtggaagaaagacaaacagacaaacagactttggaatttataaattaattttttattattagaagTAGAAATAATAACGCtgtaatataaattttatcaGCTATTTACGAAATTATTGGAAATACTTTACGAATAGTTTACGTTACGGATAACAAGCAGGAACATAGTATTAAGCGAAGGAAATTTTATCTGTCATCATTGTGCGTTATAAAATATGCGGCAgctatacataaatttaaaaaaagttcagtTCTGATGTAAGGTATGGtagggtaaaatattattttaaaatcaaaatataatttgattATAATTACTGCTTGTTTACATAACATTTGCTTGTCTATCATTTCAGTATCATTCAAATTCCTTGGAgagaatttagtcatgaaaaattaacagcacagaTGAAAACAATGAACAAACAACGAGAGACAGTTTCAACaggaacagtaaatgcagacagacagcaaacctggacaacgcagcaaacatacgatCACAACTTGgaaaataaacaggtatcatgtacaacacaacgatgacagcacaggcgAGCACAGGAGGGATCCAATGACGTCTCGGGAACTGGCACTGCTCCCGTCATCACGCACAGACTGATATCGAATACTGAAAAATAGGGGGTTTGCATATGTTTAACCTCCACTCCTCGCACAACCAATGacgtaaaatattgaaaattgacTGAACATTTCCAAAGTAAAATAAACGAGAAAGATGGGAGTGTGGATACTGAAAAAACAAATGCACTAAGCGGTTGAGTTCAATATCCAAATCTAGCCCACCGAAGAAGGATGCGACAGCTAAAATAAAAGCACTTGTTAGTTTTTCCAAGAGTTTTAttgaaagtcttttttttttatttatagaagaGAAAATAATCCAGGACAGCATTTAGCAGATCCAGCCAGAGAAGGGACGCAGGTTGCTGCATTCTGAGCAGTTACAAGCATGTcgaagaaagtgaaataaaaatatttaaaatgcagttATTACAAAATGAACTTTTTTCGTCCAATGAGAATGCATTCCACTTGTGCTACAACGTCAATTATTCGTGTAATACTTAATGAGTTATGTCAAAAAATTGGTTCCGCCTACTAAAGGAGTAAAAATGAACTACAgtattttgaagaaataaaaatatttgtaatattttcgcCAAATACTAGTCTataatcaaatacgttttttttatttatgtgcatGGTTGCATGTATCAACACAAAACGGAATATTcagttatttattgtaaaaaagcgTTGGGGGTTCTTTAAGTTCCACCATCAAGGTCATTTGAAATAAATCGAACACTCACGCCATCAAATTTTAGAAGTTATCAAGGCGATATTGGTGGAAAAAGTTGTATTCCACGAAAAATGTTCCATGCCAGGATATTCCATAAAACACTGTAGCTCCTTCTAACGTCTTTTTAACGGAGCGTGGTTATTCTTAGGTGCAACTTAGTAGTTCAATAGTACAACAGTAGTCCCGTAGGCCCTGTCTAGTGTGGTATGAGTGTCCCACGCTGATCACAAGTCATGAAAAAAGTAACGTTGCGCTCATAAAATCATTGGACACAAGTTTAGTTACCTTTTTATTTACCGCGAAATACAAGTGCAGATGTGCAATGGTATTTATTGgaaatttaatagttttaaagACTAGCTGTATATTAATTTGTCGTGGCTACTTGAAGAAATTTAATAGGTAATTAATTTGTCTTAAGTGAGGGATTAAAAGCCCCACCCGTCTGTTCAAGATATCCAagtagggtctgtttacgaaaaaaacatTCAAGAGTACGtcgagggtggatgagtagttctgtttccgttttAGTTTTCAAACTGAATTTATTAGTGAAAATAACTTAAAAGCGTGTTCTCAGAATTATGTTTTGGGCATGAAGGTATTAatgattcttgaaagtactcgaGAGACTTGCATCATAACTTTATCTTAATTTCGCCGCTACATAATGTTACTGTTACCGAGCACGTCAGTCCACAGCATTGCTCTTagaagcgataccgcgctagaagcaccagcgagcgtcgcacttactgACAGAAGTACACACTGGCTCGTGCCTCACCCACCTCAcggcctctacgcgccaggcaaaccactggcacgcagtcttcgcgtcggtaaCACTTCTCTATGAGGTTCGTAGCAGGAAGCCTTTAACTTTACTATGCACTATTTTACACTATGCACGACCCTACACCACTTACAATACTGTGTGCTGAATAAAAATTTCCTTGAAAACATccgttttactttttttttcactatcCAAAAATATACGTTATAGACAAAATCATGGAACGAAAATTGTATAGAAACATGCAATGAACTTTAAATGATATTCGTAATCAGACAATCTTAATAAATCTCGAGTGGTTTGTAATGCCCGGAGCTCTTCATGCCTTTCGGCGACCTGGCCAGGCGCCCACCTTAAAGGAGTAGTCCCATTCAAGGTCATTATTTAATAGTTACCTTCCACACGGTCAGACTTGTTGACTtgttgagtggctgaacttccaCCAAATGAAATATGTTTCGcttacattttgcataattatctggcaaagttgaattGTTAACGTTGTTGTGCAGTATGGGTAAGGAGAAACAGATGGAAAATAAAACTAGAAATTTCTTAGGTTGAAAGTCAATTTCACTGGCTACCATGtgatatggttttatttatttaataaaatatatat
This genomic window from Bacillus rossius redtenbacheri isolate Brsri chromosome 6, Brsri_v3, whole genome shotgun sequence contains:
- the LOC134532449 gene encoding uncharacterized protein LOC134532449, producing MLAAPPLLLLLLLQSTAELFHAPSLLETLCCLSRSLGTGGVVLYGGAHHPGETGEVSLLRGLALRRVPVAWARLGAATPGGGHSWGRRPLAVLLAADHGTAAWLDQVSLLRGLALRRVPVAWARLGAATPGGGHSWGRRPLAVLLAADHGTAAWLDQVSLLRGLALRRVPVAWARLGAATPGGGHSWGRRPLAVLLAADHGTAAWLDQVSLLRGLALRRVPVAWARLGAATPGGGHSWGRRPLAVLLAAEHGTAAWLDQVSLLRGLALRRVPVAWARLGAATPGGGHRFLQ